From the Armatimonadota bacterium genome, one window contains:
- a CDS encoding radical SAM protein has protein sequence MTAPSAEPRRELPPPRIVAWEITKRCDLACKHCRASANTEPDPQELSPGEALALVDQLAQAGTRLLILSGGDPLLRDDWSDIAARATAAGMRVTMAPNGLHVTAEVVARMRACGIQRAAISLDFPTPALHDGFRGVPGAFDAAIRALRLLREAGIECQVNTTISALNVDHVEGVIDLALALGAAAFHPFLLVETGRGEELAPQALTPERCEEMMVRLRRREAELRGRLAFKPTDMPQYCRVAAQDGAERRAPGEAGAVLDHMTRGCQAGRAFCFISSRGEVNPCGYLPLPAGNVRVSRLAEIWRASAVLQALRDDDLIQGKCGICEFRRICGGCRARAFAHSGDWMSPEPLCAHLPRAAGADAGSAA, from the coding sequence ATGACAGCTCCGTCGGCAGAGCCGCGGCGGGAGCTCCCCCCGCCGCGCATTGTTGCCTGGGAGATCACCAAGCGCTGCGACCTGGCATGCAAGCACTGCCGCGCGAGCGCGAACACCGAGCCCGATCCCCAGGAGTTGAGCCCGGGCGAGGCGCTGGCGCTGGTGGACCAGCTCGCGCAGGCGGGGACCCGGCTGCTCATCCTCAGCGGCGGCGATCCCCTGCTGCGGGACGACTGGTCCGACATCGCGGCGCGGGCGACCGCCGCCGGCATGCGGGTGACGATGGCGCCCAACGGGCTGCACGTCACCGCCGAAGTCGTGGCCCGCATGCGCGCGTGCGGCATTCAGCGGGCCGCGATCAGCCTGGACTTCCCGACGCCCGCACTGCACGATGGGTTCCGGGGCGTACCCGGCGCGTTCGACGCGGCGATTCGCGCCCTGCGCCTGCTGCGCGAGGCGGGGATCGAATGCCAGGTGAACACCACGATAAGCGCCCTCAACGTGGACCACGTTGAGGGCGTCATTGACCTCGCATTGGCGCTGGGAGCGGCGGCCTTTCATCCCTTCCTGTTGGTGGAAACGGGGCGCGGCGAGGAGCTGGCCCCCCAGGCGCTGACGCCGGAGCGCTGCGAGGAGATGATGGTGCGCCTGCGCCGGCGGGAGGCCGAGCTGCGAGGTCGGCTGGCCTTCAAGCCCACGGACATGCCGCAGTACTGCCGGGTGGCGGCGCAGGACGGGGCCGAGCGCCGCGCGCCAGGGGAGGCGGGGGCGGTGCTGGACCACATGACCCGGGGGTGCCAGGCGGGGCGAGCGTTCTGCTTCATCTCCAGCCGCGGAGAGGTCAACCCCTGCGGCTATCTGCCGCTGCCGGCGGGCAACGTACGGGTGTCGCGGCTGGCGGAGATCTGGCGCGCATCGGCGGTGCTGCAGGCGCTGCGCGACGATGACCTCATCCAGGGCAAGTGTGGAATATGTGAGTTCAGGCGCATCTGCGGCGGCTGCCGCGCGCGCGCTTTCGCCCACAGCGGCGACTGGATGAGCCCCGAGCCGCTGTGCGCCCACCTGCCCCGAGCGGCGGGGGCGGACGCGGGTTCCGCCGCGTAA
- a CDS encoding bacteriophage holin, which translates to MQRLNAGALGLALGIIWGVGILAVVVANRITGSYGANWIVTLASLYPGLSLTPVGAVIGFLWGFVDGVICGVLVGWIYNGLLPRPAPASATPPAP; encoded by the coding sequence ATGCAGCGACTGAATGCGGGTGCTCTGGGATTGGCGCTGGGGATCATCTGGGGCGTCGGGATCTTGGCAGTCGTGGTCGCCAATCGGATCACGGGGAGCTACGGCGCGAACTGGATCGTCACGCTCGCCTCTCTCTACCCGGGGCTGAGCCTGACCCCGGTCGGCGCCGTCATCGGCTTCCTGTGGGGGTTTGTGGACGGCGTCATCTGCGGTGTGCTCGTGGGCTGGATATACAACGGCCTGCTGCCGCGACCGGCGCCGGCAAGCGCAACGCCGCCAGCGCCGTAG
- a CDS encoding nucleotidyltransferase family protein — protein MTRDELLSRLRSHRAEITALGTKSLALFGSAARGQAGPDSDVDLLVEFEGRATFDRYMALKEYLEELLGCQVDLVTRKALKPRLRPRVEEEAVHVA, from the coding sequence ATGACGCGCGATGAACTGCTAAGCCGCTTGCGGTCCCACCGCGCCGAGATCACCGCCCTCGGCACGAAATCGCTGGCCCTCTTCGGTTCCGCCGCCCGCGGGCAGGCGGGGCCGGACAGCGACGTTGATCTGCTCGTGGAATTCGAGGGGCGAGCGACCTTCGACCGCTACATGGCGCTCAAGGAGTATCTCGAGGAGCTCCTGGGCTGCCAGGTGGACCTGGTTACGCGCAAAGCCCTCAAGCCGCGTCTGCGGCCGCGCGTGGAGGAAGAGGCCGTCCATGTCGCGTGA
- the cbiM gene encoding cobalt transporter CbiM: MHIPDGYLGPQTYGAAYALMAPLWAAASRIVGRTLRSRQVPLLALGAAFSFVIMMFNVPIPGGTTGHAVGAVLVAVLLGPWAAVIAVSVALIVQALLFCDGGITAIGANCLNMAVIMPFAGYGVYRLIAGRSALTSRRRWLGAAIGGYVGLNAAALAAAVEFGLQPLIAHNAAGRALYAPYPLSVAVPVMAAEHLLVFGLVEAVVTGLVVAYLQRAEPALLRAPSAPETTRHGAQPPPAVSGTCAMAGEPQAQP; this comes from the coding sequence ATGCACATTCCCGACGGCTATCTGGGCCCGCAGACCTACGGCGCGGCGTACGCGCTCATGGCGCCGCTGTGGGCGGCGGCGTCCCGCATCGTCGGCCGCACCCTGCGCAGCCGGCAGGTGCCGCTGCTGGCGCTGGGGGCGGCGTTCAGCTTCGTCATCATGATGTTCAACGTCCCCATCCCCGGCGGCACCACCGGCCACGCGGTGGGGGCGGTGCTGGTGGCGGTGCTGCTGGGGCCGTGGGCGGCGGTGATCGCGGTCTCGGTCGCCCTCATCGTGCAGGCGCTGCTGTTCTGCGACGGCGGCATCACCGCCATCGGCGCCAATTGCCTCAATATGGCGGTGATCATGCCGTTCGCGGGGTACGGCGTGTATCGGCTCATCGCGGGCCGCTCCGCCCTCACCTCGCGGCGGCGCTGGCTCGGCGCGGCGATCGGGGGATATGTCGGCCTCAACGCGGCCGCGCTCGCCGCTGCCGTCGAGTTCGGCCTCCAACCCCTGATCGCGCACAACGCCGCCGGGCGCGCGCTGTACGCGCCCTATCCGCTGAGCGTCGCCGTCCCGGTGATGGCGGCCGAGCACTTGCTGGTGTTCGGCTTGGTCGAGGCGGTGGTCACCGGCCTGGTGGTCGCCTACCTGCAGCGCGCGGAGCCGGCCTTGCTGCGCGCGCCGTCGGCGCCCGAGACGACCAGGCATGGAGCACAGCCGCCCCCGGCTGTGTCCGGGACCTGCGCGATGGCCGGGGAACCGCAGGCGCAGCCATGA
- a CDS encoding DUF5679 domain-containing protein — protein sequence MEAYCVKCKAKRDMRNPTQVTMKNGKPATQGTCPACGTKMFKIGAAKPGCSCG from the coding sequence ATGGAGGCCTATTGCGTCAAGTGCAAGGCGAAGCGGGACATGAGAAATCCGACCCAGGTCACGATGAAGAACGGGAAGCCCGCGACCCAGGGCACGTGCCCGGCGTGCGGGACGAAGATGTTCAAGATCGGGGCGGCTAAGCCGGGCTGCTCCTGCGGCTAG
- a CDS encoding HepT-like ribonuclease domain-containing protein has protein sequence MPKATQERYPEVEWKKMAGLRDIVIHEYFGIDHEIVWDIALHHLPQLLDQITRILTVEDAEGR, from the coding sequence ATGCCCAAGGCAACGCAAGAGCGTTACCCCGAAGTCGAATGGAAGAAGATGGCCGGCCTGCGTGACATCGTCATTCACGAGTATTTCGGGATAGACCACGAGATCGTATGGGACATCGCCCTCCATCACCTCCCGCAGTTGCTCGACCAGATCACACGCATCTTGACGGTTGAGGACGCCGAAGGACGTTGA
- a CDS encoding HEPN domain-containing protein has product MLPDEARSADTRAWLAKARTDLRSAEHALAASPPLLEDVLFHCQQTIEKAMKGLLVWHDVPFRKTHSLEELGRQCVAIEPTLEPLADRVSPLSEYAWRFRYPDEQDSPAREEAEEALGAARAALAAIADCLPSAIGE; this is encoded by the coding sequence ATGCTGCCGGATGAGGCGAGGAGTGCGGATACTCGAGCCTGGCTCGCGAAGGCGCGCACCGACCTGCGCAGCGCGGAGCATGCCCTCGCCGCCTCTCCGCCGCTGCTGGAGGACGTTCTGTTCCACTGTCAGCAGACTATCGAGAAGGCAATGAAAGGGCTGCTGGTCTGGCACGACGTGCCTTTTCGCAAAACGCACAGCCTGGAAGAACTGGGCCGACAATGCGTCGCCATTGAGCCGACGCTGGAGCCGCTGGCGGATCGGGTTTCGCCCTTGAGCGAGTACGCCTGGAGGTTCCGTTATCCCGATGAGCAGGATTCCCCGGCGCGCGAGGAGGCGGAGGAAGCGCTCGGGGCCGCTCGCGCCGCCCTCGCCGCGATTGCTGACTGCCTGCCCTCCGCGATCGGCGAGTGA
- a CDS encoding radical SAM protein: MPNPLAERARWHLTRETGAVIKAGGGVLRIALVYPNTYYVGMSSLAVHAIYHLLNARPDVACERAFMPDRGHDQERDHPLVTIESQTPLDRFDVVAFSLAFELDYLHAVDALRRARMPVFARDRDHRHPLVIAGGVCVGFNPEPLAEVVDAFVVGEAEPVLDGVAEALLEAEDRGDALRRLQALPGVYVPSSYAPRYSPPGAFVSLAPAKGAPRRLRRLRADNLDRWPTHTRVLTPDTEFGNMFLIEISRGCAHACKFCVTAPCYHPYRYRSVKHLLEVAARGLEHRRTIGLVAAAVSDHPHLDHLARGLREMKARISLSSIRADGAGTTIVEALGEGGARAITFAPEAGSDRLRRRLRKSISEEQYLAAARLAAANGIRRLRLYFMLGLPGETAADVEAIPRLVHRLKRDANMSQVVASISTFVPKPCTAFEREAMALPRHIGAQLKALRSQLHTEPGVSMSAESPNWAFIQAALARGDRRLGAVIARAAEAGGSLAAWRGAFAAENLDPESFAARPRAADEPLPWEHIG; encoded by the coding sequence ATGCCTAATCCTCTCGCCGAGCGGGCGCGCTGGCACTTGACCCGCGAGACCGGCGCCGTCATAAAAGCAGGTGGGGGCGTGCTACGCATCGCCCTCGTCTACCCCAACACCTACTACGTGGGCATGTCCAGCCTGGCGGTGCACGCGATCTATCACCTGCTCAACGCGCGGCCCGACGTTGCCTGCGAGCGCGCCTTCATGCCCGACCGCGGTCACGATCAGGAGCGAGACCACCCGCTGGTGACCATTGAGTCGCAGACCCCGCTCGACCGCTTCGACGTTGTCGCCTTCAGCCTCGCGTTCGAGCTCGACTACCTCCATGCCGTGGACGCCTTGCGCCGCGCGCGGATGCCCGTTTTCGCGCGTGACCGCGACCACCGGCATCCGCTCGTCATCGCCGGCGGGGTGTGCGTGGGCTTCAACCCCGAGCCGTTGGCGGAGGTGGTGGACGCCTTTGTCGTGGGCGAGGCCGAGCCGGTGCTGGACGGAGTCGCGGAGGCGCTGCTGGAGGCGGAGGATCGCGGCGACGCCCTGCGCCGCCTGCAGGCGCTGCCCGGGGTCTATGTGCCGTCATCCTACGCGCCGCGGTATTCGCCGCCCGGGGCGTTCGTAAGCCTGGCGCCGGCCAAGGGCGCCCCGCGGCGCCTGCGCCGCTTGCGCGCCGACAACCTCGACCGCTGGCCGACCCACACGCGGGTCTTGACCCCGGACACGGAGTTCGGCAACATGTTCCTGATCGAGATCAGCCGCGGCTGCGCCCATGCCTGCAAGTTCTGCGTCACCGCGCCCTGCTATCACCCCTACCGCTACCGCTCGGTCAAGCACCTCCTGGAGGTCGCGGCGCGGGGGCTCGAGCACCGGCGCACCATCGGCCTGGTGGCGGCCGCCGTCTCCGACCATCCTCACCTCGATCACCTGGCGCGCGGCCTGCGCGAGATGAAGGCGCGCATCTCGCTGTCCTCCATCCGCGCCGACGGCGCCGGCACCACCATCGTCGAGGCCCTGGGCGAAGGCGGCGCACGCGCCATCACCTTCGCCCCCGAGGCCGGCAGCGACCGGCTGCGCCGTCGTCTGCGCAAGTCCATCTCCGAGGAGCAATACCTCGCCGCCGCGCGCCTGGCGGCGGCCAACGGCATCCGGCGCCTGCGCCTCTACTTCATGCTCGGTCTGCCGGGCGAAACCGCGGCCGATGTCGAGGCCATCCCCCGCCTGGTGCACCGGCTCAAGCGCGACGCCAACATGTCCCAGGTGGTGGCCAGCATCAGCACCTTTGTCCCCAAGCCCTGCACCGCTTTCGAGCGCGAAGCCATGGCCTTGCCGCGCCACATCGGCGCGCAATTGAAGGCCCTGCGCTCTCAGCTCCACACCGAACCCGGCGTCTCCATGTCCGCCGAGAGCCCCAACTGGGCCTTCATCCAGGCGGCGCTCGCCCGCGGCGACCGGCGCCTGGGCGCGGTCATCGCCCGCGCGGCGGAGGCGGGGGGGTCGCTGGCGGCGTGGCGCGGCGCCTTCGCGGCCGAGAACCTCGACCCCGAATCCTTCGCCGCCCGTCCCCGCGCCGCCGACGAGCCCCTGCCGTGGGAGCACATCGGCTAG
- a CDS encoding 4Fe-4S binding protein produces MPHTITDDCTACGACIQECPADAISEGEVYTIDPELCTDCGLCAQVCPSGAALPADE; encoded by the coding sequence ATGCCTCATACCATAACCGATGACTGCACGGCGTGCGGCGCGTGCATCCAGGAATGCCCGGCGGACGCGATCAGCGAGGGCGAGGTTTACACCATAGACCCCGAGCTGTGCACCGATTGCGGACTGTGCGCGCAGGTGTGCCCCTCGGGCGCGGCCCTGCCGGCGGACGAGTGA
- the mutS gene encoding DNA mismatch repair protein MutS: MLAQYQAIKREHADVILLFRLGDFYEMFGADAELAAGILNLTLTSREVGKGRRLPMCGVPYHAVERYVARLLAAGHKAAICEQVEDPKTARGLVRREVTRVLTPGTVVEDYLLDERRNNYLAAAVIAEDGWGVAAVDCSTGEFAVTQGTGEEALLEELSRIAPAEVLLPAEAAQDAAFAELLGQACGCRVSEFAEDDFELDTPHEILTRHFGTTSLRGFGCEELPLAIHAAGMALCYLRKNQKSALEQIRSLTTYSLSQSMILDAATRRNLELTQSLRDGGRTHSLLWLLDETVTSMGARQLRRWLLSPLLDPAAIEQRLEAVAELRRDALLRASLRDLLRAISDLERLTSRAAAGTANARELAALRDSLARLPQLIALLAATDCAPLRALAAGADPLAELEAALRAAIADDPPIGLRDGGLIRPGYHAELDELRVASAEGKDWIAALEQSERERTGIKSLKVGYNQVFGYYLEVTKPNLAAVPADYIRKQTLANGERFITPALKEYEAKVLGAHDQIVELEYELLCDLRRRVAGEAARLQAAAALVATADVAATFAELAAQRGYIRPEVDDGEAVEIKAGRHPVVEKTQAGERFVPNDARLDCSDHQLLIITGPNMAGKSTYLRQVALIVLMAQIGCFVPAAAARIGAVDRIFTRVGASDDLATGQSTFMVEMNETANILHNATRRSLIILDEIGRGTSTFDGLSIAWAVAEHIHNSPRIGAKALFATHYHHLNDLEKTLPRAKNYRVAVKEEGERIIFLRKIVPGGTDRSYGIQVARLAGLPHEVVERAKQVLWSLEQANSVGSLPPRAPAVKPPPAPQSQLTLFEAVPHPLVDELMTVDVESMTPLDALNKLAELQARARAQEKKPNHGEHRDRNR, from the coding sequence ATGCTCGCGCAGTACCAGGCGATCAAGCGCGAGCACGCCGATGTCATCCTGCTGTTCCGGCTGGGGGATTTCTACGAGATGTTCGGCGCTGACGCCGAGCTCGCCGCCGGCATCCTCAACCTGACCCTGACCTCGCGCGAGGTCGGCAAGGGGCGGCGCCTGCCCATGTGCGGGGTGCCCTATCACGCGGTCGAGCGCTACGTGGCGCGGCTGCTGGCGGCGGGGCACAAGGCCGCCATCTGCGAGCAGGTCGAGGATCCGAAAACGGCGCGCGGCCTGGTGCGCCGCGAGGTTACGCGCGTCCTCACCCCGGGGACGGTGGTCGAGGACTACCTGCTCGATGAGCGGCGCAATAACTACCTGGCGGCGGCGGTCATCGCGGAGGATGGATGGGGCGTGGCGGCGGTTGACTGCTCGACCGGCGAATTCGCGGTGACGCAGGGGACGGGCGAGGAGGCGCTGCTGGAGGAGCTGTCGCGCATCGCTCCGGCGGAGGTGCTGCTGCCGGCGGAGGCGGCGCAGGACGCGGCGTTCGCGGAACTCCTGGGCCAGGCTTGCGGCTGCCGGGTGAGCGAGTTCGCCGAGGACGATTTCGAGCTCGACACCCCCCACGAGATCCTCACCCGCCACTTCGGCACCACCTCCCTGCGCGGCTTCGGCTGCGAGGAGCTGCCGCTCGCCATCCACGCCGCCGGCATGGCGCTGTGCTACCTCCGGAAGAACCAGAAGTCCGCCCTCGAACAGATCCGCAGCCTCACCACCTACTCGCTGTCGCAGTCCATGATCCTCGACGCTGCCACCCGGCGCAACCTGGAGCTGACCCAGTCGCTGCGCGACGGCGGTCGCACCCACAGCCTGCTGTGGCTGCTCGACGAGACCGTGACCTCGATGGGGGCGCGGCAGCTCCGGCGGTGGCTGCTGTCGCCGCTGCTCGACCCGGCGGCGATCGAGCAGCGCCTGGAGGCGGTGGCGGAGCTGCGCCGCGACGCCCTGCTGCGGGCGAGCCTGCGCGACCTGCTGCGCGCCATCAGCGACCTCGAGCGCCTCACCAGCCGCGCCGCCGCCGGCACCGCCAATGCGCGCGAGCTGGCGGCCCTGCGCGACTCCCTGGCGCGTTTGCCGCAGCTTATCGCCCTGCTGGCGGCCACCGACTGCGCCCCCCTGCGCGCGCTCGCCGCGGGCGCCGATCCCCTGGCCGAGCTCGAGGCCGCCCTGCGCGCCGCCATCGCCGACGACCCCCCCATCGGCCTGCGCGACGGCGGGCTCATCCGCCCGGGCTACCACGCTGAACTGGACGAGCTGCGCGTCGCCAGCGCCGAGGGCAAAGACTGGATCGCCGCCCTCGAGCAGTCCGAGCGCGAGCGCACCGGCATCAAGTCGCTCAAGGTCGGCTATAACCAGGTCTTCGGCTACTACCTCGAGGTCACCAAGCCCAACCTGGCGGCGGTGCCCGCCGATTACATCCGCAAGCAGACGCTGGCCAACGGCGAGCGCTTCATCACCCCCGCGCTCAAGGAGTACGAGGCGAAGGTGCTGGGCGCGCACGACCAGATCGTGGAGCTGGAGTACGAGTTGTTGTGCGACCTGCGCCGGCGGGTGGCGGGGGAAGCCGCGCGCCTGCAGGCGGCGGCGGCGCTGGTGGCGACCGCCGACGTGGCGGCGACCTTCGCCGAGCTGGCGGCGCAGCGCGGCTACATCCGGCCCGAGGTGGACGACGGCGAGGCGGTCGAGATCAAGGCCGGGCGCCACCCGGTGGTGGAGAAGACGCAGGCCGGCGAGCGCTTCGTCCCCAACGACGCGCGCCTCGATTGCTCCGACCACCAGCTCCTCATCATCACCGGGCCCAACATGGCGGGCAAGTCCACCTACCTGCGCCAGGTCGCGCTGATCGTGCTCATGGCGCAGATCGGCTGCTTCGTCCCCGCGGCCGCGGCGCGCATCGGCGCGGTGGACCGCATCTTCACCCGCGTCGGCGCCAGCGACGACCTCGCCACCGGCCAGTCCACCTTCATGGTCGAGATGAACGAGACCGCCAACATCCTCCACAACGCCACCCGCCGCTCGCTCATCATCCTCGACGAGATCGGCCGCGGCACCTCGACCTTCGACGGCCTCTCCATCGCCTGGGCGGTGGCGGAGCACATCCACAACAGCCCGCGTATCGGCGCCAAGGCGCTGTTCGCCACCCATTACCATCACCTCAACGATCTGGAGAAGACCCTGCCGCGCGCGAAGAACTACCGCGTGGCGGTCAAGGAGGAAGGCGAGCGCATCATCTTCCTGCGCAAGATCGTCCCCGGCGGCACCGACCGCAGCTACGGCATCCAGGTCGCGCGCCTGGCGGGGCTGCCGCACGAGGTGGTGGAGCGCGCCAAGCAGGTGCTGTGGAGCCTGGAGCAGGCCAATTCCGTGGGCAGCCTGCCGCCGCGCGCGCCCGCGGTCAAGCCGCCCCCGGCGCCGCAGTCACAGTTGACGCTGTTCGAGGCGGTCCCCCACCCGCTGGTGGACGAACTGATGACCGTTGACGTCGAATCCATGACCCCGCTCGACGCCCTCAACAAGCTCGCGGAGCTGCAAGCCCGCGCCCGCGCGCAGGAGAAGAAGCCTAACCACGGAGAGCACAGAGACCGGAATCGCTAA
- a CDS encoding uracil-DNA glycosylase — translation MTPEGQLNAVARSVRRCRRCRLWRSRARAVPGEGAARARIVFIGEAPGRAEDESGRPFQGMAGREFDQLLRRAGLRREDIFVTGVNKCRPPGNRRPRRDEMDACRRAHLDRQLAAIAPRLVVLMGGVAVEAMLGRPRLRGVLGRVVERDGRRYFVTYHPAAAMRFPAAGRSARRHFARLPAVSARAR, via the coding sequence ATGACCCCCGAGGGCCAACTCAACGCCGTCGCCCGCAGCGTGCGGCGCTGTCGGCGTTGTCGTCTGTGGCGGTCGCGCGCCCGCGCGGTACCGGGAGAAGGCGCTGCGCGCGCGCGGATCGTATTCATCGGCGAGGCCCCAGGACGCGCCGAGGATGAGAGCGGCCGGCCGTTCCAGGGCATGGCGGGGCGCGAGTTCGACCAACTGCTGCGCCGCGCCGGCCTGCGACGCGAGGACATTTTCGTCACCGGCGTCAACAAGTGCCGACCGCCGGGCAACCGCCGCCCCCGCCGCGACGAGATGGACGCCTGCCGCCGCGCCCACCTCGACCGTCAGCTCGCCGCCATCGCCCCGCGGCTGGTGGTGCTCATGGGTGGGGTCGCGGTGGAGGCGATGCTGGGCCGCCCGCGCCTGCGGGGCGTGCTCGGGCGCGTAGTCGAGCGCGACGGGCGGCGTTACTTCGTAACCTACCACCCCGCCGCCGCCATGCGCTTTCCGGCGGCCGGCCGCAGTGCTCGCCGCCACTTCGCGCGGCTGCCGGCGGTGTCAGCCCGCGCTCGGTGA
- a CDS encoding class I SAM-dependent methyltransferase, with protein sequence MGGWQKLWQNPAIAKLWQEFPPLSEVVAMADLLAAEGRRRVLDIGCGLGRHTVYLSGRGCEVTATDNAPAAISACRQNLEQAGLRANVLALDMRELPFPDGHFDGVVSTQVIHHCDRATLGRIIGLIAQKLSSGGVFMWATHSPRHRDCGKGREIEPGTWVNEDHREGPVPHHYCTEEEIRELLCAFDIESMSEREFHEKPDGIRHWNVLARKGGPFAGSPY encoded by the coding sequence GTGGGCGGCTGGCAGAAGCTGTGGCAGAACCCGGCAATAGCGAAGCTCTGGCAGGAGTTTCCGCCCCTGTCCGAGGTGGTGGCGATGGCGGACCTGCTGGCCGCCGAGGGGCGCCGCCGCGTGCTCGACATCGGCTGCGGCCTGGGCCGCCACACGGTCTATCTTTCCGGACGGGGCTGCGAGGTCACCGCCACCGACAACGCGCCGGCGGCGATCTCAGCGTGCCGGCAGAACCTGGAGCAGGCGGGGCTGCGGGCGAACGTGCTGGCGCTCGACATGCGGGAGCTCCCCTTCCCCGACGGGCACTTCGACGGCGTGGTTTCGACTCAGGTCATCCACCACTGTGACCGCGCGACGCTCGGGCGCATCATCGGTCTCATCGCGCAGAAGCTGTCCTCGGGCGGCGTCTTCATGTGGGCGACGCATTCTCCCCGGCATCGCGACTGCGGCAAGGGGCGCGAAATCGAACCCGGCACCTGGGTCAACGAGGATCATCGCGAGGGGCCGGTGCCGCATCATTACTGCACGGAGGAAGAGATCCGCGAGTTGCTATGCGCTTTCGACATCGAATCCATGTCGGAACGGGAGTTTCATGAAAAGCCGGACGGCATTCGGCACTGGAACGTGCTGGCGCGGAAGGGGGGCCCCTTTGCGGGGTCGCCGTACTGA
- a CDS encoding tetratricopeptide repeat protein has product MICRTCNLEFDSAACPGCGGAATSAVDDRVAAASALLQEGLADQAIEALEQALSSSPRSYQVHHLLGEAYLRQGELALAGHHFERAVWLDSGCAAARYNLARAYRSAGRTDDALQQVRAALSKDPAHAASKSLLKELERAATRELSEPPPGAAENRPRAAAPHLEAVHVRARRLSRPVQTALGALAAIFVIILGSFAYAATLRLLTSPQLLERDAVLWRQLPYATAGIAFVAGVIAASFQIPGLPFAGALAGLIAIPAGVAIPLIAEHEPVMTDFLVRAAAYGALGVAVTEALAKFTPLGEWRRALVWAFIAAATVYVVAGYFRQGSLEGSVLQPVPGTSDLSMTMPVPGAEITLQDPGSGLVYATTATGTFSEERRELDPSAEGRYRLRGMPVGYYLLTVRDPRTGATWRDKVFVDYAVINGNSHDVALVPSAEEIAAPAPAAPAAPASSD; this is encoded by the coding sequence ATGATTTGTCGTACGTGCAACCTGGAATTCGACAGCGCCGCTTGCCCGGGGTGCGGCGGCGCTGCCACCTCGGCGGTTGACGACCGGGTCGCAGCCGCTTCCGCGCTGCTGCAGGAAGGCCTCGCCGACCAGGCGATCGAGGCGCTGGAGCAAGCTCTCAGCAGCAGCCCCCGCAGCTACCAGGTGCATCACCTGCTCGGCGAGGCCTACCTGCGCCAAGGTGAGCTCGCGCTTGCCGGGCACCACTTCGAGCGCGCGGTGTGGCTGGACTCAGGCTGTGCCGCGGCGCGTTACAACCTGGCCCGCGCCTACCGCAGCGCCGGACGCACGGATGACGCGCTCCAGCAGGTGCGCGCAGCCCTGAGCAAGGACCCGGCTCACGCCGCCTCCAAGAGCTTGCTCAAGGAGCTGGAGCGGGCGGCGACACGGGAGCTGTCAGAGCCGCCGCCCGGAGCGGCCGAGAATCGCCCGCGCGCGGCGGCGCCCCACCTTGAAGCCGTGCACGTGCGCGCCCGGCGCCTGAGCCGGCCGGTGCAGACTGCGTTGGGTGCGCTGGCCGCGATCTTCGTGATCATCCTCGGCTCATTCGCCTACGCCGCGACGCTTCGACTGCTCACCAGCCCGCAGTTGCTGGAGCGCGACGCGGTGCTGTGGCGACAGTTGCCGTATGCGACAGCGGGGATCGCCTTCGTCGCCGGCGTCATCGCGGCGTCGTTTCAGATCCCCGGGCTGCCTTTTGCCGGCGCGCTCGCGGGGCTAATCGCGATCCCGGCAGGGGTTGCGATCCCGCTGATAGCCGAGCACGAGCCGGTGATGACCGACTTCCTGGTCCGCGCCGCGGCCTACGGCGCCCTGGGAGTGGCGGTGACGGAGGCCCTGGCGAAGTTCACGCCGCTCGGCGAGTGGAGACGGGCCCTGGTGTGGGCTTTCATCGCGGCGGCCACCGTCTACGTCGTCGCCGGCTACTTCCGACAGGGGAGTCTCGAGGGCAGCGTATTGCAGCCGGTCCCCGGCACCAGCGACCTGTCGATGACGATGCCGGTGCCGGGCGCCGAGATCACGCTTCAGGATCCGGGCAGCGGCCTCGTATATGCCACCACCGCCACCGGCACCTTCAGCGAGGAACGGCGCGAGCTTGACCCCTCCGCCGAGGGCCGCTACCGGCTGCGCGGCATGCCGGTGGGATACTACCTGCTGACCGTGCGCGACCCGCGAACCGGCGCCACCTGGCGCGACAAGGTGTTCGTGGACTACGCCGTCATCAACGGCAACAGCCACGACGTGGCCCTCGTCCCGTCCGCAGAGGAGATCGCAGCTCCCGCGCCCGCCGCACCCGCCGCGCCCGCCTCCTCTGACTGA